Proteins from a single region of Pongo pygmaeus isolate AG05252 chromosome 3, NHGRI_mPonPyg2-v2.0_pri, whole genome shotgun sequence:
- the MRPS18C gene encoding small ribosomal subunit protein bS18m isoform X2 gives MAAMVAACGGLGRKKLTHLVTAAVSLTHPGTHTVLWRRGCSQYKQVSSNEDLLLSQFVSPFTGCIYGRHITGLCGKKQKEITKAIKRAQIMGFMPVTYKDPAYLKDPKVCNIRYRE, from the exons ATGGCCGCTATGGTTGCTGCTTGCGGTGGTCTAGGGAGGAAGAAGTTGACACACCTGGTAACGGCTGCTGTCAGCCTTACACATCCCGGGACTCACACGG TGCTTTGGAGAAGAGGTTGTTCACAGTATAAACAGGTATCCAGCAACGAGGACctg CTTTTGTCCCAGTTTGTTTCTCCATTTACTGGATGCATTTATGGAAGGCACATTacag gtctttgtgggaagaaacagaaagaaatcacaaaagcAATTAAGAGAGCTCAAATAATGG GGTTTATGCCAGTTACATACAAGGATCCTGCATATCTCAAGGACCCTAAAGTTTGTAACATCAGATATCGGGAATAA
- the MRPS18C gene encoding small ribosomal subunit protein bS18m isoform X1, which yields MAAMVAACGGLGRKKLTHLVTAAVSLTHPGTHTVLWRRGCSQYKQVSSNEDLPIPMENPYKEPLKKCILCGKHVDYKNVQLLSQFVSPFTGCIYGRHITGLCGKKQKEITKAIKRAQIMGFMPVTYKDPAYLKDPKVCNIRYRE from the exons ATGGCCGCTATGGTTGCTGCTTGCGGTGGTCTAGGGAGGAAGAAGTTGACACACCTGGTAACGGCTGCTGTCAGCCTTACACATCCCGGGACTCACACGG TGCTTTGGAGAAGAGGTTGTTCACAGTATAAACAGGTATCCAGCAACGAGGACctg CCCATTCCAATGGAAAATCCTTATAAAGAACCTCTTAAGAAATGTATCTTGTGTGGAAAGCATGTAGATTATAAGAATGTACAG CTTTTGTCCCAGTTTGTTTCTCCATTTACTGGATGCATTTATGGAAGGCACATTacag gtctttgtgggaagaaacagaaagaaatcacaaaagcAATTAAGAGAGCTCAAATAATGG GGTTTATGCCAGTTACATACAAGGATCCTGCATATCTCAAGGACCCTAAAGTTTGTAACATCAGATATCGGGAATAA
- the MRPS18C gene encoding small ribosomal subunit protein bS18m isoform X4 translates to MAAMVAACGGLGRKKLTHLVTAAVSLTHPGTHTVLWRRGCSQYKQVSSNEDLVFVGRNRKKSQKQLRELK, encoded by the exons ATGGCCGCTATGGTTGCTGCTTGCGGTGGTCTAGGGAGGAAGAAGTTGACACACCTGGTAACGGCTGCTGTCAGCCTTACACATCCCGGGACTCACACGG TGCTTTGGAGAAGAGGTTGTTCACAGTATAAACAGGTATCCAGCAACGAGGACctg gtctttgtgggaagaaacagaaagaaatcacaaaagcAATTAAGAGAGCTCAAATAA
- the MRPS18C gene encoding small ribosomal subunit protein bS18m isoform X3, which yields MAAMVAACGGLGRKKLTHLVTAAVSLTHPGTHTVLWRRGCSQYKQVSSNEDLPIPMENPYKEPLKKCILCGKHVDYKNVQVFVGRNRKKSQKQLRELK from the exons ATGGCCGCTATGGTTGCTGCTTGCGGTGGTCTAGGGAGGAAGAAGTTGACACACCTGGTAACGGCTGCTGTCAGCCTTACACATCCCGGGACTCACACGG TGCTTTGGAGAAGAGGTTGTTCACAGTATAAACAGGTATCCAGCAACGAGGACctg CCCATTCCAATGGAAAATCCTTATAAAGAACCTCTTAAGAAATGTATCTTGTGTGGAAAGCATGTAGATTATAAGAATGTACAG gtctttgtgggaagaaacagaaagaaatcacaaaagcAATTAAGAGAGCTCAAATAA